GTAAGCCTTGCTTTTCCTCCTGTAGGCTGGCAGAGGACAGTGGAGCAGCCAACACACAAAACTACCGTTTGTGCATGGCTAAAGACCGTGGTGATTTTATAGCATCCTGGGCATTTCACATCCATGAAGTAGGAATTGGGGCTCTGCACCAGGCGTTTCTTCTTGtgtttcctcttctcctcttctggaGAGGGATGAAGGAGATCCTTTGCGAGAGGCATGTTCTCGTGTGGGTAGGTCGTCACCGCCGGAAAGGCATGATTAGTCTTGTGGCCTGGAAGGCTGAAGGAACAGAGATAACTGGAGATCAAGAAAGTGGAGACTCTGAAAGCCTTTGCCTAAATATATTTACTTCTCCATCACtaatggacatttaaaaaaatttagcccaGGCCTAAGAAACTCATGACAACATCCAAGAGCTAGTACCtgagacataaaaaataaaataaattagaactaTATTGGCTGTCCACTTTCAACACTTCTATTCatcatagcactggaagtcctagccagagtaatcagacaagagaaaaaataaagggcatccaaatcagtaaagagtcAATGAGTCAAACTGTCACTGAGTCAAACTGTCACCGTTTGCCgatgatataattatatacctagaaaacccaagAGACGCATCCAAAcaactcctagaactgataaatgaattcagcaaagtttcaggatacaaaaccagtGTACACAAATCTGTAGTACTGCTATACACTAACAGttaccaagctgagaatcaaatcaagaactcaaccccttttacaatagctgcaaaaaaacaaacaaaacaaaaacaaaaaacaaaacaggaatatacctaaccaaggaggtaaaagacctctacaaggaaaactacaaaacactgttgaaagaaatcacagatgacacaaacaaatggaaacatatcacATGcttatggatgggtagaatcaatattgtgaaaatgaccatactgccaaaagtaatctacaaattcaatgaaattctcatcaaaataccaccatcattcttcacaggactagaaaaaacaatcccaaaattcatatgaaaccaaaagacAGCCCAAAACAAGTCTAGCCAAAGcaataataagcaaaagaaacaaatctggaggcatcacattacccgacttcaaactgtactacaaggctacagccagcaaaatagcatggtactggtataaaaacaggcacatagaccaatggaacagaatagagaacccagaaataaagccaaataattacagccaactaatctttgacacagcaaacagaaatataaagtagggaaaggacaccctattcaacaaatggtgctgggataatttgcaagccacatgtaaaagaatgaaactggatcctcatctctcaccttatacaaaaatcaactcaatatggattaaagacttaaatctaagacctgaaaccataaaaattctagaagataacatcagaaaaacccttctagacattggcttaggaaaagacttcatgaccaagaacccaaaagcaaatgcaataaaaacaaagataaatagatgggacttaattaaactaaaaagcttctgcacgcaaaagaaataatcagcaaacagacaactcacagagtgggagaaaatcttcgcaaactatgcatctgacaaaggactaatatccagaatctataagaaaaaacaaatcagcaagaaaaaagcaaataattccatcaaaaagtgggctaaggacatgaataaacaattctcacaagaagatatacaaatggacaaaaaacatatgaaaaaatgatcaacatcactaattattagggaaatgtaaatcaaaatcacagtgcaTTATCACCTgactcttgcaagaatggccataatttaaaaatcaaaaacataatagatgttggtgtggatgtggtgaaaagggaacacttttacactgctggtgggaatgtaaaatagaacaaccactatggaaaacagtgtggagattccttaaacaactaaaagtagatctaccatttgatctagcaaccCACTACTGGGTtgtctacccagaagaaaagaagtcattacatgaaaaagacacctacacacacgtttatagcaatacaattcgcaattgcaaaaacatggaaccagcccaaatgcccatcagtcaatgagtggataaagaaactgatacatatatatatttatatatattacttcatgtgtaatttttttttgtcaataACATCTCTGTATGTGTTGATCCTCAATTTGTAGGAAGGAAATAGGGAATCGTAGTGGGGAGGGGCAGACACTTTCCCTCAGTAGAATAATTTCTCTGATAAAAGAAAGACCAAAAATTGGACCAATGTGAACTTGTCCCTGCAAACAactccttttctttcagaatcGTTTTGTACTGCAACTGCTTCTGTGCTACTGCTTATAATAGTTCAACATGTATttcatttcaaatacattttctttcacttGGTAGATGTCCCACATAAAATATGAAGCATGTTTTTGGGCACTTCACTTTGAAAATACAAATGAGAGTAATAtgacattttttatatatatatatatacacatatatatataaaatgtcaaattatatatattgttttatatattatatatcattatattattatatattttattatattatatatattatatattatatattattatatataatattattacatattatatatattatatatacaattttatatattatatatataaaatgtgatgcctccagatttgttctctctctatatatacatacaccatggaatactactcagccataaaaaggaatgaaataatggcacttgcagcaacctggatggaattggagaccattattctaagtaaagtaactcaggaatgaaaaaccaacattgtatgttctcatttacaagtgggggctaagctataaggatgcaaaggcatgagaatgatgCCACAGACTTTGAGGGCTTGGGAGGAAGGGtcagggagtgagggataaaagattacacactgggtacagtgtacactgctcgggtaatgggtgcaccaaaatctcagaaatcatcactaaagaacttatccatgtaaccaaataccacctgtttcacaaaaacctgttgaaataaaaaaaaacaaataaaataatgatgatgataataataaaaaactgtattggctgaaaaatgaaaaagatagcctgacaaaagcaaaaattcccCTACATATAAAGGATTAAACAAAGACTTAAACTGAGAGATGATCCAGGAGAGATTGCAAGGGCAGAtcaaaaaaggcaaacaaaaaccaaacatatAAAGAGTAAATTTAGGCGGCTGTACAGTGATATGCCTTAGTACATGGGCTCTAAAGTTAGTCAGAGCTAGGTCTCAGTTACAGCTCTGGCATTTATTATACGATCTTGGATAAGTCAAATAACGTGAATTAATGTTATTTGTCCTGTTCCTAATGATTCCAAAGGTTCCAAAATATCAAGTTAGTTTCAGATAATCTACATAAAGACCAATAACCACAGTTATGGTCCTAAAGCTGCAAAAGACATATGAAAGTTACCCATGTCTGAATACCAAAATGGATCCTgcgaattaatttttaaaagtctctcaTATTGGCCTATTGATCCCCATCATTTAttacttaaacaaacaaaacaattaaaaaaaaaacagcaccaCAGAATAAGTctaattgttttaacttttaattagCAGGATTCAGGTACTAAACTGTTTTAAAGTACTAAACTGTCTTTAAAGGAATTAAGTAACTTAATCTTGTTCTTATAAAGTACTTCTCCCACAGTCTTAGTTTATAAAAAGATTACCTGAATCCAAAGACTTTTCTATCTTATTTTGAAGCTTTAGCATTTTAAGTACATTGTAAACATGCGATATTCCAGACCAATGTCAAATTACTCTCATTCGTATTTTCAAAGTGAAGTGCCCAAAAATGTGCTTCATATTTTACATAGGACATCTACCAAgggaaagaaaacatatttgaaatgaaATACATGTTGAACTATTATTATAAGCAGTAGCACAGAAGCAGTTGCAGTACCaaacaattctgaaataaaaGGAGTTGTTTGCAGGGACAAGTTCACATTGGTCCAATTTTTGGTCAAGTTAAGTCTTTCTTTTATCAGAGAAATTATTCTACCGAGGGAAAGTGTCTGCCCCTCCCCACTATGATTCCCCATTTCCTTCCTACAAATTGAGGATCAACACATACAGAGATGTTATtcccaaaaaaaatatatatatatattacacatgaaGTAATTGTGGGGGTGGGAAGAACTGAAAACAACTGTAGTAGAATAACTTACTGCAAAATTCTTAGGCTTAGATTGGAAAATTCTCCAGATTAAACCACATGCCCCTTAACACATAACGTATAGTGCACTTTTCCCATGAGAACACTTTGATCCTAGTATAATCCAAACCAGCATTAAATAAGATACATTCTGTACATAATATATTTGATCCAAAACTTTAGAAGACTTCTATGACCACTGTGCAGAATACACAAAGCACTAAGAGTAGTAATTTTCCAACTAAAATGTGTATTCATTTgtgctgttaattttttaaaaacaatgttcaAGGTAAAATGGCAAAATAGCATAACTAAACTAATTACTGCCAATAAAATCATTGtaaattcaggaaaaaatattttttaaactatctgTAGGTACTGGAGATTGAACAAAGAGGCAGAGTTGGAGAAGTGTCAAGGTTGAAAATTAACTATAACCTATAAAGTTTGCGAACTTGTGACTTTTTTCCTGAGGGCCTTCTCCAAGTCACACGTGGAAAAAAGCTGCAACCTTACTGGTTTAAATGGTCAGAGCAGAGAGTTTGAGGCTAAGAGAACAGGCAGAGGTGAGTGATAAAATCCTGGAGGGAAGGCAGTCACAGAAGGGGTAAGAGCAAAAACCTACATAAAAACTTGACCCAAATTCTTGGCTGACTCCTAAACTACATTTGTATGGGGCCCAAGGACCCAGAGAAAAACGCAGCAGCTGGAAAGTGAAAGAACTACCTAGAGACTGCAGCTGCCATACATAACAGGGGAAACAGGGTAGACTCTGAATCCAGCCAAATTAATTGCTATCAGAACAAAAATACTTCTTCAGAGGAACATAACAAAATCAAGAGCCTCTACAATGTATCATCCATAATATCCAATATCAATAGAAGATCACTAGGCACAGAATACACAGGAAAATGTGACCccataaaagaaaacaagcagTCAATAAAAACTAAGTCTGAAATGGCAAAGTTGTATGTAGATGCAGACTTTAacacagctattataaatatgatcAAAGACTtatagaaaaatacacaaaatgattgaataaatgggGAATCTCATCGGAGAAACATAAACTAtacaaaaaagaaccaaagaggaattccaaaactgaaaagtacaataactaaaatgaatAATTCACTAGATAGACTTAACAGCAAATTagagatggaagaaaaaagaatcagtaaacttGAAAGTATATCAATTCatctggcatttttaaaaatcattgatagactgctaccaagactaataaagaaaaaaagagagaagaatcaaatagatgcaataaaaaatgataaaggggatatcaccaccgatcccacagaaatacaaactaccatcagagaatactataaacacctctacgcaaataaactagaaaatccagaagaaatggataaattccttgacacatacactctcccaagactaaaccaggaagaagttgaatctctgaatagaccaatcacaggatctgaaattgtggcaataatcaatagcttaccaaccaaaaagagtccaggaccagatggattcacagccgaattctaccagaggtacaaggaggaattggtaccattccttctgaaactattccaatcaatagaaaaagagggaatctccctaactcattttataacgccagcatcatcctgataccaaagccgggcagagacacaaccaaaaaagagaattttagaccaatatccttgatgaacattgatgcaaaaatcctcaataaaatactggcaaaccgaatccagcagcacatcaaaaagcttatccaccatgatcaagtgggcttcatccctgggatgcaaggctggttcaatatacgcaaatcaataaatgtaatccagcatataaacagaaccaaagacaaaaaccacatgattatctcaacagatgcagaaaaggcctttgacaaaattcaacaacacttcatgctaaaaactctcaataaattaggtattgatgggacgtatctcaaaataataagagctatctacgacaaacccacagccaatatcatactgaatgggcaaaaac
This genomic window from Pongo pygmaeus isolate AG05252 chromosome 12, NHGRI_mPonPyg2-v2.0_pri, whole genome shotgun sequence contains:
- the LOC129030322 gene encoding small ribosomal subunit protein eS27, which gives rise to MPLAKDLLHPSPEEEKRKHKKKRLVQSPNSYFMDVKCPGCYKITTVFSHAQTVVLCVGCSTVLCQPTGGKARLTEGCSFRRKQH